In one Leptogranulimonas caecicola genomic region, the following are encoded:
- a CDS encoding tetratricopeptide repeat protein — MDQQAYQAGRTAYMNGDYAMAVTMLSAAKNPGEIYGAADHMRGNALMKLGRYEEAAEAYAAALEDHSYGKAGALNTNRGRALAAAGQDGAAIAALTAAMADSSYTNQYKTKIALGKIYERQGQMREAGAAYRAAAIDENNPDPAVALLSLGRCFMELGRPVDAVEAYRTALDFSAPQTSQAQIYALLGEAFVAASRMQEALDAFNHATQDGSYNLTPAQRASYTAAQNAVAALTGQHGGETDAMLAAAGYGGSGAIDPLDPLGKSGEFIPSPEDTGFFEVSEQDLVAAEKKQAEQSRKKKHTGLKVVIIILVVLAVVGGGLGFAYWRGYGWPMAEDTVNELFYAKTDGTDTAAYLAPSLSDDQKKSIEAILPSNAQLKIDGINRSTNSTTVACTATLPEGGSQAYTITLVRDGLGWKVSDVQLSFDSQSSATSGTTTTTGTVATGSDASSDAGSTGASDTSTAGSNAATPTN; from the coding sequence GTGGATCAGCAAGCCTATCAAGCAGGACGTACCGCCTATATGAATGGCGATTATGCCATGGCGGTCACCATGCTTTCGGCAGCTAAAAACCCCGGCGAGATCTATGGCGCCGCAGACCATATGCGTGGCAATGCCTTGATGAAGCTGGGTCGCTACGAGGAGGCTGCTGAGGCTTATGCCGCGGCCTTGGAGGACCATTCCTACGGCAAAGCCGGTGCCCTCAACACCAACCGCGGCCGCGCCCTGGCCGCTGCAGGCCAGGATGGCGCTGCCATCGCAGCCCTCACCGCTGCCATGGCAGACTCTTCCTACACCAACCAGTACAAGACCAAGATCGCCCTGGGCAAGATCTACGAGCGCCAGGGGCAGATGCGCGAAGCCGGCGCAGCCTATCGTGCTGCCGCCATCGATGAGAACAATCCCGATCCTGCAGTGGCGCTGCTCTCGTTGGGCCGCTGCTTTATGGAGCTGGGCCGGCCGGTAGATGCCGTGGAGGCCTACCGCACCGCTCTCGATTTTTCCGCCCCGCAAACCTCCCAGGCTCAGATCTATGCGCTTCTGGGCGAGGCTTTTGTTGCTGCAAGCCGCATGCAGGAGGCCTTGGACGCTTTCAACCATGCTACTCAGGACGGTTCCTATAACCTCACCCCTGCCCAGCGTGCTTCTTATACGGCGGCCCAAAACGCAGTAGCTGCACTTACAGGACAGCATGGCGGCGAGACTGACGCCATGCTGGCTGCAGCCGGCTATGGCGGCAGCGGCGCCATCGACCCCTTGGATCCTCTGGGCAAGTCTGGCGAGTTCATCCCTTCGCCTGAAGACACCGGTTTCTTCGAGGTCTCCGAGCAAGATCTGGTGGCTGCCGAGAAGAAGCAAGCCGAGCAGTCCCGTAAAAAGAAGCACACGGGTCTCAAAGTGGTCATTATCATCTTGGTAGTGCTGGCAGTTGTGGGTGGCGGCCTGGGCTTTGCCTATTGGAGGGGCTACGGTTGGCCCATGGCAGAAGACACGGTGAACGAGCTGTTCTATGCCAAGACCGATGGCACAGATACCGCAGCCTATTTGGCTCCTTCGCTCTCTGACGATCAAAAGAAGTCCATCGAGGCTATCCTGCCCAGCAATGCTCAGCTCAAGATTGATGGTATCAACCGCTCCACCAACTCCACCACGGTGGCTTGCACTGCCACACTGCCCGAAGGTGGCTCTCAGGCCTACACCATCACGCTGGTGCGCGACGGCTTGGGCTGGAAGGTCTCTGACGTGCAGCTATCCTTTGATTCTCAGTCCTCTGCAACCTCCGGTACCACCACTACTACAGGCACAGTGGCCACTGGCTCTGATGCATCCAGCGACGCTGGCTCTACGGGCGCCAGCGATACCTCTACCGCTGGTTCTAACGCTGCAACACCCACAAACTAG
- the mreD gene encoding rod shape-determining protein MreD yields MIVNDTNARRKVALISFAICAACQVILAPNLPLANGRPNFMLIFAGSMALCYGGTFGILASFGAGLFFDIVSSGPVGLMAFLFTLMAAVIGREDRNVIADATPQALRIFCLAAPAVELASQLVLMAIGQGGTLLDTLGLRWLPASVLDIVFFLPFLLFLSRTGSRSPQLGKKKTGALKRSKISTRGL; encoded by the coding sequence ATGATCGTCAATGACACCAATGCGCGTCGCAAGGTGGCGCTTATCTCTTTTGCCATCTGCGCGGCATGCCAAGTGATCTTGGCCCCCAACCTGCCTCTTGCCAATGGGCGTCCCAACTTCATGCTCATCTTTGCTGGTTCCATGGCTCTTTGCTACGGAGGCACGTTTGGTATTCTAGCCTCCTTTGGAGCCGGACTCTTCTTTGACATTGTGAGCTCGGGTCCTGTAGGCCTGATGGCTTTCTTGTTCACGCTGATGGCAGCCGTCATTGGCCGAGAAGACCGCAACGTCATAGCTGACGCCACCCCTCAGGCCCTACGCATCTTCTGCTTGGCGGCGCCTGCGGTGGAACTGGCCTCTCAGCTGGTGCTCATGGCCATTGGGCAGGGAGGCACGCTTTTGGATACGCTTGGTCTTCGCTGGCTTCCGGCCTCGGTGCTCGACATAGTCTTCTTTCTGCCCTTTTTGCTGTTCTTGTCCCGCACCGGCTCGCGCTCACCTCAACTCGGGAAAAAGAAGACAGGTGCCCTTAAGCGCAGCAAGATTTCTACCCGGGGTCTTTAG
- the acnA gene encoding aconitate hydratase AcnA, protein MAFHETSEFESAVRAARVPKTLTSGELSRSFIDVGRIPGVLRLPHALVRLLENVVRRAATDEIALAQARAILTAGLAGEAGDQVDFMPSRVLFQDFTGVPVFVDFAAMRDAMAAAGGDPERVNPQIPCVLVVDHSVCADVAGTPGAAQENLAIEAARNAERFAFLKWAGASFDNVEIVPPGQGICHQLNVERFSSVVGTDTLWDGPGTMACFDTLVGTDSHTTTANGLGVMGWGVGGIEAEAAALGQPIPMRVPAIVELRLTGKLASGVTAMDLALTVAQLLREAKVVGAIVEVTGPGVESLSVTQRACVANMCPEYGSTAVLFPTDERLFDYLRLTGRDPAQVAFAHDYVEAQGLLGAPQGRVYSRTVTLDLADVVTCLAGPSRPHNKVTPAVLKARFESAAEKNGHGDLTEKFTVETPQGTFELGHGALAIAAITSCTTATDAAMVIGAGLVAKKASELGLAPKPWVKKVLAPGSHATSLLLERAGLREPLESLGFYTCGFGCMSCIGNSGDILPCLRQWASEAELTSVLSGNRNFDGRISPDVAQNYLASPALVVAYSLAGTMDVDLATEPVGFSAAGEPVMLGDLLPSTEEVDQILSQVVDQSLYEEGTAHLMEGSAAWKLIEASPSATYDWDPDSTYIRRPPYFEIATAQDAIELDRARCLVSLGDFVTTDHISPAGAIALASSAAAYLEAHGVEPAQFNTYGARRGNHEVMERGTFGNVKLENRLAEGEKGCVTRDFTDDTLKSIWDASRSYEEAGIPLVVLAGAMYGSGSSRDWAAKGPLLQGVRAVIAESFERIHRSNLVGMGILPLEFVDNTAQELGLDGSELFSVAPIDFSCGLPNPAIVEVSALNKAGETTAFACRVRVDTPTEGAYMAQGGILPFVLKSLS, encoded by the coding sequence ATGGCGTTTCATGAGACCAGCGAGTTTGAGAGTGCGGTGCGCGCCGCCCGTGTACCCAAGACACTCACGTCAGGCGAGCTGAGCCGCTCCTTCATCGATGTGGGACGCATTCCTGGGGTGCTACGTCTGCCTCATGCCCTGGTGCGCCTGCTGGAAAACGTGGTGCGCAGAGCTGCCACCGACGAGATTGCCCTTGCGCAGGCCCGCGCCATCCTCACAGCCGGCCTGGCAGGCGAGGCGGGCGACCAGGTGGACTTCATGCCTTCTCGGGTGCTCTTCCAAGACTTCACCGGCGTGCCTGTGTTTGTGGACTTCGCCGCCATGCGCGATGCCATGGCGGCTGCGGGCGGCGACCCTGAGCGTGTGAATCCCCAGATCCCCTGCGTGCTGGTGGTGGATCACTCGGTTTGTGCAGACGTTGCCGGCACCCCTGGAGCCGCCCAGGAGAACCTGGCCATCGAGGCCGCCCGCAACGCCGAGCGCTTCGCCTTTCTCAAGTGGGCAGGCGCCTCCTTTGACAACGTGGAGATCGTGCCGCCTGGTCAGGGCATCTGCCATCAGCTCAACGTGGAACGCTTTAGCTCGGTGGTGGGCACCGACACCCTCTGGGATGGCCCGGGTACCATGGCCTGCTTTGACACTCTGGTAGGCACCGACTCCCACACCACCACCGCCAACGGCCTGGGCGTGATGGGCTGGGGTGTGGGCGGCATCGAGGCCGAGGCTGCAGCCCTCGGCCAGCCCATCCCCATGCGCGTGCCCGCCATCGTGGAGCTCCGCCTCACCGGCAAGCTGGCTTCAGGCGTCACCGCCATGGATCTGGCGCTTACCGTGGCCCAGCTGTTGCGCGAGGCCAAGGTCGTGGGTGCCATTGTCGAGGTCACGGGTCCCGGTGTCGAATCTCTCTCGGTCACCCAGCGCGCCTGCGTGGCCAACATGTGCCCCGAATATGGCTCCACCGCCGTGCTGTTCCCCACCGACGAGCGCCTCTTCGACTACCTGCGCCTCACCGGCCGCGACCCAGCCCAGGTGGCCTTCGCCCACGACTACGTGGAGGCCCAGGGGCTGTTGGGCGCACCACAAGGCCGCGTCTACTCGCGCACCGTCACTCTCGACCTCGCCGATGTAGTCACCTGCCTGGCAGGCCCTTCTCGGCCCCACAACAAGGTGACGCCGGCAGTTCTCAAGGCTCGCTTCGAATCCGCTGCCGAGAAAAACGGCCATGGCGACCTGACGGAGAAGTTCACGGTAGAGACTCCCCAGGGCACCTTTGAGCTGGGCCATGGGGCGCTTGCCATCGCTGCCATCACCAGCTGCACCACCGCTACCGACGCCGCCATGGTCATCGGCGCCGGCCTGGTGGCCAAGAAGGCCTCTGAGCTTGGGTTGGCTCCCAAGCCCTGGGTCAAGAAGGTGCTGGCTCCTGGCTCCCATGCCACCTCGCTCTTGCTTGAGCGGGCCGGCCTGCGAGAGCCCCTGGAATCTTTGGGCTTTTATACCTGCGGCTTTGGCTGCATGAGTTGCATTGGCAACTCGGGAGACATTCTGCCTTGCCTGCGCCAGTGGGCTTCCGAGGCTGAGCTTACCAGCGTGCTTTCGGGCAATCGCAACTTTGATGGGCGCATCTCTCCCGATGTGGCGCAAAACTATCTGGCGTCTCCCGCGTTGGTGGTGGCCTATTCGTTGGCGGGCACCATGGATGTGGACCTTGCCACGGAGCCTGTGGGCTTCTCGGCAGCAGGGGAGCCGGTGATGCTGGGCGACCTGTTGCCCTCCACGGAGGAAGTGGATCAAATCCTGTCGCAAGTGGTGGACCAGTCACTCTATGAGGAGGGCACTGCGCACCTGATGGAGGGCTCGGCCGCCTGGAAGCTCATCGAGGCATCGCCGTCTGCCACCTACGACTGGGATCCCGATTCCACCTATATTCGCCGTCCTCCCTACTTTGAGATCGCCACCGCGCAAGATGCCATTGAGCTCGATAGGGCGCGCTGCCTGGTGTCTCTGGGCGATTTTGTCACCACCGACCACATCTCTCCTGCAGGGGCCATTGCGCTTGCTTCTTCGGCGGCTGCCTATCTTGAGGCCCATGGGGTGGAGCCGGCCCAGTTCAACACCTATGGCGCACGCCGAGGCAACCACGAAGTCATGGAGCGGGGCACCTTTGGTAACGTCAAGCTTGAGAATCGCTTGGCCGAGGGCGAGAAGGGCTGCGTGACCCGCGACTTTACCGACGACACCCTCAAAAGCATCTGGGATGCCAGCCGCTCCTATGAGGAGGCCGGGATCCCTTTGGTGGTGTTGGCCGGCGCCATGTATGGCAGCGGCTCCAGCCGTGACTGGGCTGCCAAGGGCCCGCTGCTCCAGGGGGTGCGTGCCGTCATAGCGGAGTCCTTCGAGCGCATCCACCGCTCAAACCTGGTGGGCATGGGCATTTTGCCGCTGGAGTTTGTGGACAACACGGCGCAGGAGCTGGGGCTGGACGGATCGGAGCTTTTCTCGGTAGCGCCCATAGACTTTTCTTGCGGTCTGCCCAATCCCGCCATAGTCGAGGTCAGCGCACTTAACAAGGCGGGAGAGACCACCGCTTTTGCCTGCCGGGTTCGTGTAGATACTCCTACCGAAGGCGCCTACATGGCCCAAGGCGGTATTCTTCCTTTTGTGCTGAAGTCTTTGAGCTAG
- a CDS encoding HAD-IC family P-type ATPase — protein sequence MDRPLAGLTTAQVEAQIAQGNVNVDPSPKTRTVGQIVRDNLCTLFNAVNLFLAVLVFTTGSYRNMLFMLIVVANAAIGIYQEVRSKRALDKLALIAARPVTVIREGKEVQIPVDAIVLGDMVCLSHGAQVPADLEVQKGACFMNESLLTGESDAVAKGPGDLLLSGSFVVSGAVEATAVAVGEKSYAGRLGAEAKQSKPVRSEIMATLRFIVKLGTYVLVPVGLILFTRSFFSGETYSVSILSTVAAVVGMIPQGLILLTSTVLAIATFRLAQRQVLVQQLYCIETLARVDVLCLDKTGTITSGAMKVTHLIPLAPHVSAAEKPVPPSPLALSGAAPLSAEDALATSEPGLSRVLQALADVMGANAQDANETAKAALDYLSRRQVSPGKIVREIPFSSQRKYSGCVTEHGAFAVGARQFLKPVNEDQVDAALATLPKDARKLVICQVDGFSDKDEVQGAVVALGVMALADEIRATAPETLKYFIEQGVKLLVISGDDPATVASIAGQAGVPDASDYVDATTLATPESIAKAAEAYRVFGRVTPEQKRDLVKALKSQGHTVAMTGDGVNDVLALREADCSVAMASGSDAARTVAEIVLVDNDFSSMPHVLAEGRRSINNLQRSASLFLVKTVFSMAVAVLCIFFPPYPLLPIQLTLVSGTMTGIPSFVLALEPNRDRVKGHFLANVLARSVPASAGITLGLAALVLLRDLLGFTDGQVSTIATCLVAVMGALLVWRISQPLTPLRFVLIVVICGLCAAGILLFGWIFEIAQFTVVMLLFLAIALALAAFVFWVLYNRGVDTTEDGSGPYVELAKKIQEADHGVS from the coding sequence ATGGACCGTCCCTTAGCAGGGCTCACCACAGCTCAGGTGGAGGCCCAAATAGCGCAAGGCAACGTCAACGTTGATCCATCCCCCAAGACCCGCACGGTGGGCCAGATTGTGCGCGACAACCTGTGCACCCTCTTCAATGCCGTCAACCTGTTCTTGGCGGTGCTGGTCTTCACTACCGGCTCCTATCGCAACATGCTCTTCATGCTCATCGTGGTGGCCAACGCCGCCATTGGCATCTATCAAGAAGTGCGCTCTAAACGAGCCCTCGACAAACTGGCGCTCATCGCTGCTCGCCCTGTCACGGTGATCCGAGAGGGCAAAGAGGTGCAGATCCCTGTGGATGCCATTGTCTTAGGCGATATGGTGTGCCTCTCTCATGGAGCCCAGGTGCCCGCGGACCTCGAAGTGCAAAAGGGTGCCTGCTTCATGAACGAGTCGCTGCTCACCGGCGAGTCCGACGCGGTGGCCAAAGGCCCCGGCGACCTTTTGCTCTCAGGCTCCTTTGTGGTGTCTGGCGCGGTGGAAGCCACTGCGGTTGCCGTGGGGGAGAAGTCCTATGCCGGCCGCCTAGGGGCTGAGGCCAAGCAGTCCAAGCCTGTCCGCTCCGAGATCATGGCCACCCTTCGCTTCATTGTGAAGCTGGGCACCTACGTGTTGGTGCCGGTGGGCCTCATCCTCTTCACCCGCTCCTTCTTCTCCGGCGAGACCTACAGCGTCTCCATCTTGTCCACCGTGGCGGCGGTGGTGGGCATGATTCCCCAGGGCCTCATCCTGCTCACCTCTACTGTGCTGGCCATAGCCACCTTCCGCTTGGCCCAGCGCCAGGTGCTTGTCCAGCAGCTCTACTGCATCGAGACCCTGGCCCGAGTGGACGTCTTGTGCCTCGACAAAACCGGCACCATCACCTCGGGCGCCATGAAGGTCACCCACCTCATCCCTCTGGCTCCCCACGTTTCTGCTGCCGAGAAACCCGTGCCTCCCTCACCTCTTGCACTCTCTGGTGCAGCGCCTTTATCGGCTGAGGATGCCCTCGCTACCTCTGAGCCGGGACTCTCTCGCGTCCTGCAGGCTTTGGCAGACGTCATGGGGGCCAATGCCCAGGATGCCAATGAGACAGCCAAGGCGGCTTTGGACTATCTGTCAAGGCGCCAGGTCTCTCCTGGCAAGATCGTGCGGGAGATCCCTTTCTCAAGCCAGCGCAAGTATTCGGGCTGCGTGACCGAGCACGGCGCCTTTGCCGTAGGTGCTCGCCAGTTTTTGAAGCCTGTCAACGAGGACCAGGTAGACGCTGCTTTGGCGACGCTTCCCAAAGACGCTCGCAAGCTGGTGATCTGCCAGGTGGACGGCTTCTCTGACAAAGACGAGGTCCAAGGCGCGGTGGTGGCCTTGGGAGTCATGGCGCTGGCAGACGAGATACGCGCCACTGCGCCGGAAACCCTTAAGTACTTTATAGAACAAGGGGTCAAGCTGCTGGTGATCTCTGGCGACGATCCTGCCACCGTGGCCTCCATCGCAGGTCAAGCTGGAGTCCCAGATGCCTCTGACTACGTAGATGCCACCACCCTTGCAACACCGGAATCCATTGCGAAGGCGGCAGAGGCCTATAGGGTCTTCGGCCGCGTGACCCCTGAGCAGAAGCGCGACTTGGTGAAAGCTTTGAAGTCTCAGGGCCATACGGTGGCCATGACCGGCGACGGCGTCAACGACGTGCTGGCCCTGCGCGAGGCCGACTGCTCGGTGGCCATGGCTTCAGGCTCTGACGCCGCACGCACAGTGGCAGAGATCGTGCTGGTAGACAATGACTTCTCCTCGATGCCCCATGTGCTGGCAGAAGGGCGTCGCTCCATCAACAACCTCCAGCGCTCCGCTTCGCTCTTCCTGGTGAAGACGGTGTTCTCTATGGCGGTGGCGGTTCTCTGCATCTTCTTCCCGCCCTATCCTTTGTTGCCCATCCAGCTCACCTTGGTCTCGGGCACCATGACAGGCATCCCCTCCTTCGTGCTGGCCCTTGAGCCCAACCGCGACCGGGTCAAAGGACACTTCTTAGCCAATGTGTTGGCTCGCTCAGTGCCGGCCTCTGCGGGCATCACCTTAGGGTTGGCTGCCTTGGTGCTGTTGCGCGATCTTCTCGGCTTTACAGACGGCCAGGTGTCTACCATCGCTACCTGCCTGGTGGCAGTGATGGGAGCATTGCTGGTGTGGCGCATCTCCCAGCCGCTCACACCTCTGCGCTTCGTCCTCATCGTCGTGATCTGCGGGCTTTGCGCCGCAGGCATCCTCCTCTTTGGCTGGATCTTCGAGATCGCGCAGTTCACAGTGGTTATGTTGCTATTCCTTGCCATTGCGCTGGCTCTCGCTGCCTTTGTGTTCTGGGTCCTCTATAACCGAGGAGTAGATACCACCGAGGATGGCTCTGGCCCCTATGTCGAGCTGGCTAAAAAGATTCAGGAGGCAGATCATGGCGTTTCATGA
- a CDS encoding peptidylprolyl isomerase has translation MSLYQPAYTPVGDEVATFTTNKGTIVVELDGQGAPVHVGNFAELANSGFYDDVKFHRYVPGFVIQGGDPNTREMDPSDVAAGRPGPDGMPGTGGPGYCIVHEYDRNPRNSHEDGALAMARSAMPDSAGSQFYFCLGPQHGLDSGYTVFGQTIEGKDTIGALRAGDVIESVRVTHGASGEPVL, from the coding sequence ATGTCGCTATACCAGCCTGCCTATACGCCCGTGGGCGATGAAGTAGCTACCTTTACCACCAACAAGGGCACCATCGTAGTAGAACTCGACGGCCAGGGTGCCCCTGTGCATGTGGGCAACTTCGCAGAGCTTGCCAACAGCGGTTTTTACGATGATGTGAAGTTTCATCGCTATGTTCCTGGTTTTGTGATTCAGGGTGGTGACCCCAACACTCGCGAGATGGATCCTTCAGATGTGGCCGCTGGCCGTCCTGGCCCCGACGGCATGCCTGGCACTGGCGGTCCCGGCTATTGCATCGTGCACGAATATGATCGCAATCCCCGCAACAGCCATGAGGACGGCGCGCTGGCCATGGCGCGCTCTGCCATGCCAGACTCTGCGGGCTCCCAGTTCTATTTTTGCCTGGGCCCCCAGCATGGTTTGGACAGTGGGTATACAGTCTTTGGTCAAACCATTGAAGGCAAGGACACCATCGGCGCCCTGCGTGCAGGCGACGTTATCGAGTCAGTGCGGGTAACCCATGGCGCTTCGGGTGAGCCTGTACTCTAA
- a CDS encoding zinc ribbon domain-containing protein — protein MKQCPHCHALVSDAACVCPACHAELDLTAALPRLTGSYCPSCGALVPEGADTCPKCGMWVGKREPMRVPTNIPLTDPLPGDRQVNAAPAPDETNQLPRIESAVPSEHDLRDPYLRERPIRMRTVIVAAIACLAIVGGAILLITHPWNPGADLGAATQPADTSKAGFPGAIDSLTGQDTKGPTGEVKSGDETSHDILQEAYENLGAYAKQLDDSVTALESRGFSGTSEERSEGFSNASTLGVEISNTINKIQEVDTTSGSYQDSKDELLKMANWLRNRSDAVTTAWKQAAQSENPQSVREQALSSIRGEAASWSTMFESAYANFSLPEPAAQANS, from the coding sequence GTGAAACAATGTCCTCATTGCCATGCGTTGGTGTCAGATGCAGCCTGCGTCTGCCCCGCCTGCCATGCCGAGCTAGACCTCACCGCGGCGCTTCCCAGGCTTACGGGTTCCTACTGCCCCAGCTGCGGCGCGCTCGTACCCGAAGGTGCAGACACTTGCCCCAAATGCGGCATGTGGGTGGGAAAGCGGGAGCCCATGCGTGTGCCTACCAATATCCCCCTTACCGATCCTCTGCCAGGCGATCGTCAGGTAAATGCGGCTCCTGCTCCCGATGAGACCAACCAGCTACCTCGCATCGAGTCGGCTGTTCCCTCAGAGCACGACCTGCGCGACCCCTATCTGCGGGAGCGTCCCATTCGCATGCGTACCGTGATCGTGGCTGCCATCGCCTGCTTGGCCATCGTAGGCGGGGCCATCCTACTTATCACCCACCCCTGGAACCCGGGAGCAGATCTGGGTGCAGCCACCCAGCCGGCAGACACTTCCAAGGCGGGGTTTCCTGGGGCCATCGACTCGCTCACCGGCCAAGACACCAAGGGGCCGACAGGGGAGGTCAAAAGCGGCGACGAGACCTCACATGACATTCTGCAAGAGGCCTATGAGAATCTAGGCGCCTATGCAAAGCAGCTCGACGATTCGGTGACAGCCCTGGAATCCAGAGGTTTCTCGGGTACTTCTGAGGAGCGTTCTGAAGGCTTTTCCAATGCTTCTACTTTGGGTGTCGAGATTTCCAACACCATCAATAAGATTCAAGAGGTGGACACTACCTCTGGCTCCTATCAAGATTCCAAAGACGAGCTTTTGAAGATGGCTAACTGGCTGCGCAACCGTTCGGATGCGGTGACGACTGCCTGGAAGCAGGCGGCTCAGAGCGAGAATCCGCAGTCGGTGCGCGAACAGGCCTTGAGCTCCATTCGTGGCGAGGCTGCTTCCTGGAGCACGATGTTTGAGAGCGCTTACGCCAATTTCTCGCTGCCAGAACCTGCGGCTCAGGCCAACTCCTAG
- the mreB gene encoding rod shape-determining protein has product MSILDNIFGEYGGDLAIDLGTANTLVTVRGEGIVLNEPSVVAIDRNEERVLAVGVDAKRMVGRTPGSITAIRPLKDGVIADFDVTEVMLRYFIEKARERRYPWSPRPRVVVCVPSGVTSVEKRAVFEATIQAGARQAYLIEEPMAAAIGADLPIEDPTGSMVVDIGGGTTEVAVIAMGGIVVSQSIRTAGDEFDQTILEHVRNAYNLSIGERTAEDIKIKVGSAAPLKEELDVEVNGRDVMNGLPKTVRIESEEIRRALNRPLDEVTKAVKDALDVTPPDLASDLMYYGIMLTGGGGMLRGLDQRLREETGVPVNVSPTALENVVNGCAKVLEANALSGGFVQSSAQ; this is encoded by the coding sequence ATGTCGATTCTCGACAACATCTTCGGCGAATACGGTGGCGACCTCGCCATAGACTTGGGTACTGCCAACACCTTGGTGACAGTACGCGGCGAAGGCATCGTGCTCAACGAACCTTCTGTGGTCGCCATCGATCGCAACGAGGAGCGCGTGCTTGCGGTTGGCGTTGACGCCAAGCGCATGGTGGGGCGTACTCCCGGCTCCATTACTGCTATCCGCCCGCTCAAGGACGGCGTCATTGCAGACTTTGATGTTACAGAGGTAATGCTTCGCTATTTCATCGAGAAGGCCCGTGAGCGCCGTTATCCCTGGTCGCCTAGGCCCCGAGTGGTGGTTTGCGTGCCATCGGGCGTCACCTCTGTAGAGAAGCGCGCCGTGTTCGAGGCCACCATTCAGGCGGGGGCTCGCCAGGCGTACCTCATCGAAGAGCCTATGGCAGCTGCCATCGGCGCAGACCTGCCTATCGAAGACCCCACCGGATCCATGGTGGTAGACATTGGCGGCGGTACCACTGAGGTGGCAGTGATCGCCATGGGCGGCATCGTGGTGTCCCAATCCATCCGCACTGCCGGTGACGAGTTTGACCAAACCATCCTCGAGCACGTGCGCAATGCCTATAACCTCTCCATTGGCGAGCGCACGGCAGAAGATATCAAGATCAAGGTGGGATCTGCTGCACCTCTCAAAGAAGAACTTGACGTCGAGGTGAACGGTCGCGATGTAATGAACGGCTTGCCCAAGACCGTGCGCATCGAGTCTGAGGAAATTCGTCGTGCGCTCAACCGCCCTCTCGATGAGGTCACCAAGGCAGTGAAGGATGCCTTGGATGTCACTCCGCCAGATCTTGCCAGTGACTTGATGTATTACGGCATTATGCTCACCGGCGGTGGCGGCATGCTGCGCGGCCTCGACCAGCGTCTGCGAGAAGAGACCGGCGTGCCGGTAAATGTGAGCCCTACCGCTCTGGAAAACGTGGTTAACGGTTGCGCTAAGGTTCTCGAGGCCAACGCCCTGTCCGGCGGCTTCGTGCAAAGCTCGGCTCAGTAG
- the mreC gene encoding rod shape-determining protein MreC, translating to MASRMPQAPGVKREPSSPVRLVVVLLGISLVLFTLSVREGGTGPISTVEGAVQVVCAPLRYVGAVVCSPFTGLSNLGANLTADSETLSELKAQNEKLLAENAQLKESAQAANRLEGLLELQDNYNLKSTGARVISGSLDSLSSTITIDKGSLQGIAVGMPVTDSMGVIGQVSAVSPTSSQVRLITDDRSSVSAMVQESRAQGQAQGQGTDMLQLNLVRADQSVSVGDLVVTSGLDGVFPKGLLIGTVTSADKPSGALYYNILVKPAASVSNLEEVLVITSLTDDQTASASDVAAADAQEAGKAPAQSNAPASTGGAASSTGASREGAQSAAQAQSGAAGEGNGDAQSSSDGSQSQG from the coding sequence ATGGCTTCTAGAATGCCCCAGGCTCCTGGCGTCAAGCGGGAGCCTTCATCGCCTGTGCGCCTAGTGGTTGTTCTTCTCGGTATCTCACTGGTGCTTTTCACGCTTTCGGTGCGAGAAGGCGGCACTGGGCCTATCTCTACAGTTGAAGGAGCGGTGCAAGTGGTATGCGCGCCCTTGCGCTATGTGGGAGCAGTGGTTTGCTCTCCTTTCACTGGTCTCTCTAACCTGGGCGCCAACCTTACGGCGGACTCCGAGACGCTCTCTGAGCTCAAAGCTCAAAACGAGAAGTTGTTGGCAGAGAACGCCCAGCTCAAAGAGTCGGCACAGGCAGCCAACAGGCTCGAGGGCTTGTTGGAGCTCCAGGACAACTACAACCTCAAATCCACCGGGGCCAGGGTTATCTCGGGCTCGCTTGACTCCCTTAGCTCCACCATCACTATCGACAAGGGGTCTTTGCAAGGTATCGCGGTGGGCATGCCTGTGACAGACTCCATGGGCGTCATAGGGCAAGTGTCGGCAGTGAGCCCCACCTCTTCGCAGGTGCGCCTGATCACCGACGATCGCTCCTCGGTTTCGGCCATGGTGCAAGAGAGCCGTGCTCAAGGGCAGGCGCAAGGCCAGGGGACCGATATGCTCCAGCTCAATCTGGTACGCGCTGACCAATCGGTGTCGGTCGGCGACCTGGTGGTCACCAGCGGCCTTGACGGGGTCTTTCCCAAAGGCTTGCTTATAGGCACCGTCACCTCTGCCGACAAGCCTTCTGGCGCCCTGTACTACAACATTTTAGTAAAACCGGCGGCCTCGGTGTCCAATCTTGAGGAAGTGTTGGTCATCACTTCATTGACTGACGACCAGACAGCCTCTGCCAGCGATGTGGCCGCTGCTGACGCCCAAGAGGCCGGCAAAGCCCCCGCGCAAAGCAATGCGCCCGCCTCAACTGGAGGCGCCGCCTCTTCTACAGGGGCTTCTCGAGAGGGCGCTCAGAGTGCAGCCCAAGCTCAAAGCGGAGCTGCCGGCGAAGGCAATGGCGACGCTCAGTCGAGCTCCGATGGATCGCAGAGCCAAGGTTAG